Sequence from the Cuniculiplasma divulgatum genome:
GGCGGTGCATAATTGGTCATGTCTGGGTGGCTCATCACCAGGCCAATACCCACACCTGCTACAATGACGACGACCGTTAATACTGAAAACAGAGTCTTATCGCTCATTTCCATACTTATCAATTCCGTCCATATTCCATCAATAAATAAGACTGACAACTCTTATTTGAGGAACAAAGTTTATATAGAATTATCCACGGGACCTCACTGCTGTATAAATATATGCATTAAAGTAAACTAACTCACAGCACATGAGTAATCATGGCATCCACTTCAGCGAAAATTTTTGAGAGTATCTCAAAAAGCCCTGTAATAAAGAATTTTCTGACTACTATTCAAAAATATACTGAACATAATACGATTGAATGATGGAGAAATTATGAATAAATATATATACCGCCATGTACATTGTATTGCGCAATGGCTGAAGAAGAAGTTATAGCTGAAAGATCTGATCGAAAATTAAGAATGAGCCTCAATACCTGGGACCTTCTATTCCTCAGTCTTGGTGGGATAATAGGTTCAGGATGGCTCTTTGCAGCGTACGCCGCTTCCTCAATCGCCGGTCCGGCCGCCATACTCTCATGGATTATTGGAGGTGTAATTGTGCTCATAATTGCATTGAATTATGCTGAGCTGGGTGCAATGATACCGAGGTCGGGTGCGATTGTTAGATATGGGCAGTACTCTCATGGGAATCTGGCAGGATATTTCATGGCGTGGGCATATTTCCTTTCCGCCGTGTCTGTTCCTGCAATTGAGGCAGAAGCTGTGGTGGAATATGCAAGTCCTTACATATCACACCTGTACAATGGTGTGGTTCTGCAACCTCTGGGTATACTGTTTGCCGCACTCCTGATGGTGTTTTTCTTCTTCCTGAACTACTTCGGGATAAGAGTCATGGGAAAGACAAATACAGGTATGACGTGGTGGAAGCTGATTCTACCACTGGTGACAATACTCCTGCTTATCTCCGTGAGGTTCGACCTTGCAAACTTTTCAACTATATTCTCTGGAACATTTCAGGGCGTGAGTGTAACATCATCCAGCTCAGGATTCATGCCATATGGCTTCGCTCCTGTAATGTCTGCAGTGGCCACATCAGGAATAGTGTTCTCGTTCCTTGGGTTCAGGCAGGGGCTTGACTATGGTGGAGAATCCAGGACTCCCCAGAGATCAATTCCTATTGCCACAATAGGTTCAGTTCTCATTGGCATACTGGTTTATGTTCTTCTGCAGGTTGCGTTCATAGGTTCCATTAACTTTGGGAAGCTGGGAATTCCCGAAGGCGCATGGGCACTTCTACAGGCCAATGCTTCAGGCGCATATATTACGCCAGCCATATCTTATCTTAATGGAGCTCCTTTTGCTTCAATTGCCTCATCGGTTGGCCTTGTCATGCTCACATACGTTCTGTTTGCAGATGCTTATGTTTCCCCAAGTGGAACTCTGAATGTATATCTCGGAACATCAATGAGAACGCTCTATGGAACTGCTGCCCTGGGCTACCTTCCATCTTCCATGCTGAAGGTTGACCAGAAGAGGCGCATTCCAGTAATGCCGTTGATCGTGTCACTTATAGTTGGTATCGTATTCTTTGCACCGTTCCCAAGCTGGTACAAGTTAGTTGGTTTCATAACCAGTGCCACGGTATTCACGTACCTGATTGGGGGTCCGGCTCTGAGGTCACTGAGGAGAAACGCCAAAGAACTGAAGCGCCCATTCAAGCTTCCCGGATCATCAATCCTGGCTCCTCTGGCATTCATTGGCGCATCACTTGTGGTTTACTGGTCAGGCTGGCCACTGGTTGGAGATCTTGCAATAGCAATTTTCATTGGGCTTGTTGTGTACGTGATATTCTTCCTGCTCAAGCAAAAGAATGACCCCACCAGGCAGAAGATACACACCTGGGAGTTCGTAAAGTCTGGCATCTGGGTTCCAGTGTACATACTGGTACTGTCTGCAGAATCATTCCTTGGTGAAACCGCACTTGGCGGTTCAAACCGTGTGCCCTATCCGTGGGATCTCATAATGGTCATAATTGTTGCAATTGCTTTCTACTTCTGGGCTGAGCACAGTGGTATACGAACTCAGGAAATAGAGGAGATTGTGACACTTGACTCGCAGTACCTGACTTCGGATGAGGAACCATTTGGCAGCAAAGGAGGGGCATAAAATGAACA
This genomic interval carries:
- a CDS encoding APC family permease; the protein is MAEEEVIAERSDRKLRMSLNTWDLLFLSLGGIIGSGWLFAAYAASSIAGPAAILSWIIGGVIVLIIALNYAELGAMIPRSGAIVRYGQYSHGNLAGYFMAWAYFLSAVSVPAIEAEAVVEYASPYISHLYNGVVLQPLGILFAALLMVFFFFLNYFGIRVMGKTNTGMTWWKLILPLVTILLLISVRFDLANFSTIFSGTFQGVSVTSSSSGFMPYGFAPVMSAVATSGIVFSFLGFRQGLDYGGESRTPQRSIPIATIGSVLIGILVYVLLQVAFIGSINFGKLGIPEGAWALLQANASGAYITPAISYLNGAPFASIASSVGLVMLTYVLFADAYVSPSGTLNVYLGTSMRTLYGTAALGYLPSSMLKVDQKRRIPVMPLIVSLIVGIVFFAPFPSWYKLVGFITSATVFTYLIGGPALRSLRRNAKELKRPFKLPGSSILAPLAFIGASLVVYWSGWPLVGDLAIAIFIGLVVYVIFFLLKQKNDPTRQKIHTWEFVKSGIWVPVYILVLSAESFLGETALGGSNRVPYPWDLIMVIIVAIAFYFWAEHSGIRTQEIEEIVTLDSQYLTSDEEPFGSKGGA